In one Thermoplasmata archaeon genomic region, the following are encoded:
- the psmA gene encoding archaeal proteasome endopeptidase complex subunit alpha, translated as MEMQPGQMAYDRAITVFSPDGRLFQVEYAREAVRRGATTAGVVYANGVVLIADRRIPNPKLAEPASLEKIHQIDENIACATAGLVADARVLVDHARLSAQVHRITYAESIPVEVLVRKICDNKQQYTQYGGVRPFGTALLVGGYDDSGIHLFETEPSGSLTSFHATSTGGNKGPVMELFEAKYKPGLDRDAAILLALEGLRTALDEGASLAQVEICTVQPGEGMRRLSAEEVQKYSSRLPPAPNPPKSGRP; from the coding sequence ATGGAGATGCAACCGGGCCAGATGGCCTACGACCGCGCCATTACCGTCTTTTCTCCGGACGGACGCTTGTTCCAAGTCGAGTACGCCCGCGAGGCGGTTCGCCGGGGAGCCACCACCGCCGGTGTGGTCTATGCGAACGGGGTCGTTCTGATCGCCGATCGGCGGATCCCGAATCCAAAGCTGGCCGAACCGGCGAGCCTCGAAAAGATCCACCAGATCGATGAGAACATCGCTTGCGCCACGGCCGGCCTGGTCGCGGACGCCCGCGTTCTGGTCGATCACGCGCGACTCTCGGCCCAAGTTCACCGGATCACTTACGCCGAGTCGATCCCGGTCGAGGTGCTGGTCCGCAAGATCTGCGACAACAAGCAACAGTACACCCAGTACGGAGGGGTCCGCCCGTTCGGGACCGCGCTCCTCGTCGGCGGCTACGACGATTCGGGCATTCATCTCTTCGAGACCGAACCTTCCGGCTCCCTAACGAGCTTCCATGCCACGAGCACGGGCGGCAACAAGGGCCCGGTCATGGAGCTCTTCGAGGCGAAGTACAAGCCCGGTCTCGATCGCGACGCGGCGATCCTCCTCGCCCTCGAAGGGCTGCGGACCGCTCTCGATGAAGGGGCGAGCCTGGCCCAGGTCGAGATCTGCACCGTTCAGCCCGGCGAGGGAATGCGCCGGCTCTCCGCCGAGGAAGTACAGAAGTACTCTAGCCGACTTCCCCCGGCCCCGAATCCCCCCAAGAGCGGCCGACCGTAG
- a CDS encoding ribosome assembly factor SBDS: MVKVDDAVIARWEHAGSRFEVLVDPTAVQDIKDGKDIDLADKLALDQVFKDAKKGDKISEEHLEKIFHTRNIAVIAKEIVQKGEVQVTTEQRHQLQEVKRRQIVATIARNAMNPQTGAPHPPARIEAAMTEAKVHIDPFRPVDAQVQEVLTKLRPLLPIRFDVVRVRIKVPAQHYPRVIGEIKGMGKLSDEQWGSDGSWSGILEIPAGVQTDLYEKLNARTKGTAETALVK; the protein is encoded by the coding sequence ATGGTCAAGGTCGACGACGCGGTGATCGCCCGATGGGAGCACGCGGGCTCGCGCTTCGAGGTCCTCGTCGATCCGACGGCGGTCCAGGACATCAAGGACGGCAAGGACATCGATCTTGCCGACAAGCTCGCCCTCGACCAGGTCTTCAAGGACGCGAAGAAGGGCGACAAGATCTCCGAGGAGCACCTCGAGAAGATCTTCCACACTCGCAACATCGCGGTGATCGCCAAGGAGATCGTCCAGAAGGGCGAGGTCCAGGTCACCACCGAGCAGCGCCACCAGCTCCAGGAGGTGAAGCGCCGGCAGATCGTCGCCACGATCGCCCGCAACGCGATGAACCCTCAGACGGGCGCGCCCCATCCGCCCGCGCGGATCGAGGCGGCGATGACGGAGGCCAAGGTTCACATCGATCCGTTCCGCCCCGTCGACGCCCAGGTCCAGGAGGTCCTCACCAAGCTCCGTCCCCTCCTCCCGATTCGCTTCGACGTCGTGCGGGTCCGCATCAAGGTCCCGGCGCAGCACTACCCGCGCGTCATCGGGGAGATCAAGGGAATGGGAAAGCTCTCGGACGAGCAGTGGGGCAGCGATGGATCCTGGAGCGGGATCCTCGAGATCCCCGCCGGCGTGCAGACCGATCTCTACGAGAAGCTCAATGCGCGCACGAAGGGGACCGCCGAGACCGCTTTGGTTAAATAG
- the rrp4 gene encoding exosome complex RNA-binding protein Rrp4, with protein sequence MDSGHLPGHRTRGREGRSSHPSGDRTLVLPGEEIPSDGLRPGSGTYRVHGKVYASVLGLVAERPPFIQVLPLSGRYIPKAGDVVLGTVTDVQGTFWLLDIGAPRWAPLHMTGTPWKIEIGETDRYLRVGDAVAVRVENLEATGRIGVTMVGDGLGRLEGGTIITVSPARIPRVIGRGGSMIQSIQSLTGAKMTVGQNGRVWVDGTPEAIGRVRQALRIIDLDGHRPGLTERIQDLLGSRSPDVTVPRLPAPPAEREMAIPDDDVPEPPDEP encoded by the coding sequence ATGGACAGTGGACATCTGCCGGGCCACCGTACTCGTGGCCGCGAGGGTCGTTCCTCGCATCCCTCTGGGGATCGGACACTAGTACTTCCCGGGGAAGAGATCCCTTCCGATGGCCTTCGACCGGGCTCCGGTACCTACCGGGTCCACGGCAAGGTCTACGCGAGCGTGCTCGGTCTCGTGGCCGAGCGGCCGCCGTTCATCCAAGTACTCCCGCTCTCGGGACGCTACATCCCCAAGGCCGGGGACGTGGTGCTCGGGACCGTGACAGACGTTCAAGGTACATTCTGGCTGCTGGACATCGGCGCTCCCCGGTGGGCCCCTCTCCACATGACCGGGACCCCATGGAAGATCGAGATTGGTGAGACCGACCGCTACCTGCGGGTCGGCGACGCGGTCGCGGTGCGGGTCGAGAACCTCGAAGCGACCGGGCGCATCGGAGTGACGATGGTGGGCGATGGCCTCGGACGGCTCGAAGGCGGGACCATCATCACCGTCTCCCCCGCTCGCATCCCCCGTGTGATCGGCCGTGGAGGGTCGATGATCCAGTCCATCCAGAGCCTGACGGGCGCCAAGATGACCGTCGGCCAGAATGGCCGCGTGTGGGTCGATGGGACTCCGGAGGCCATCGGCCGCGTGCGCCAGGCACTGCGCATCATCGATCTGGACGGGCACCGCCCGGGGCTGACCGAACGGATCCAGGATCTGCTCGGATCGCGCTCGCCGGACGTTACTGTCCCGCGCCTGCCCGCTCCCCCGGCGGAACGGGAGATGGCGATCCCCGACGACGACGTGCCGGAACCCCCCGACGAGCCGTGA
- the rrp41 gene encoding exosome complex exonuclease Rrp41, whose translation MGNVGAKEVPVLLSPEGIRVDGRRLDELRPLRVVAGPLHRADGSAFVEWGANKVMAAVYGPREVHPRHLQQNNKAIVQCKYNMAAFSVDERKRPGLDRRSQEISKVIAEAFESVIFAEEYPRTSIDVYIEVLQANAGTRCAGLVAASVALADAGIPMADLVPAVAVGKVAGEIVLDLNKAEDNFGEADLPMALVPQSGRLVLLQMEGHMTREELSRALDMGVKGCHVIYDKMKAALRDRYSGTRPTEVAA comes from the coding sequence ATGGGAAACGTAGGTGCGAAAGAAGTCCCCGTCCTGTTGAGCCCCGAGGGGATCCGCGTCGATGGTCGCCGGCTGGACGAGCTGCGGCCGCTGAGAGTCGTGGCCGGGCCGCTCCATCGGGCCGACGGCTCCGCGTTCGTGGAGTGGGGAGCGAACAAGGTGATGGCCGCGGTCTATGGGCCCCGAGAGGTCCACCCGCGCCATCTCCAACAGAACAACAAGGCGATCGTCCAGTGCAAGTACAACATGGCGGCGTTCAGCGTCGACGAGCGCAAGCGCCCCGGCCTCGACCGCCGCTCGCAGGAGATCAGCAAGGTGATCGCCGAGGCGTTCGAGTCCGTGATCTTCGCGGAGGAGTACCCGAGGACGAGCATCGACGTCTACATCGAGGTGCTCCAGGCGAACGCCGGGACGCGCTGCGCCGGTCTCGTCGCGGCGTCCGTCGCGCTCGCGGACGCAGGGATCCCGATGGCGGACCTCGTGCCGGCCGTCGCGGTCGGCAAGGTCGCGGGCGAGATCGTGCTCGATCTGAACAAAGCCGAAGACAACTTCGGAGAGGCCGATCTTCCGATGGCGCTCGTGCCGCAATCCGGCCGCCTCGTCCTCCTCCAGATGGAGGGCCACATGACGCGCGAGGAGCTCTCCCGCGCCCTCGACATGGGCGTGAAGGGCTGCCATGTCATCTACGACAAGATGAAGGCGGCGCTGCGGGACCGCTATAGCGGGACCCGCCCGACGGAGGTCGCTGCATGA
- the rrp42 gene encoding exosome complex protein Rrp42: protein MSEEITADILTTHILDLAASGKRMDGRSADQYRPVSVEIGFVTTADGSALARIGDTAVLSGIKLEPGKPFPDTPNAGVLTTNAELIPLSSPTFEPGPPQPWAIEVSRVVDRAIRAAEAIDLTKLCVTPGEKTWVCYVDIHVLDHSGNLIDAAMLAGISALHHAILPSKRFGIGEADTPLDVQHTPIECTFVRLGDAIVVDPSFEEERAAQGRLTVATDETGRVVAMQKGLVGAFSPDDIRATVERAFHHGDRLRTVARKGGTL from the coding sequence ATGAGCGAAGAGATCACCGCCGACATCCTGACGACGCACATCCTCGACCTCGCCGCGAGTGGCAAGCGCATGGATGGGCGGAGCGCCGATCAGTACCGCCCGGTCTCGGTCGAGATCGGCTTCGTGACGACCGCCGATGGTTCGGCGCTCGCGCGGATCGGAGACACCGCGGTCCTCTCGGGCATCAAGCTCGAGCCGGGCAAGCCGTTCCCGGACACCCCGAACGCGGGCGTCCTCACGACCAACGCCGAACTGATCCCGCTCTCCAGCCCAACGTTCGAGCCGGGGCCGCCGCAGCCCTGGGCGATCGAAGTCTCCCGGGTGGTCGACCGGGCGATCCGCGCCGCGGAGGCCATCGACCTGACCAAGCTGTGCGTGACGCCGGGGGAGAAGACGTGGGTCTGCTACGTCGATATCCACGTGCTCGATCACTCCGGGAACCTGATCGATGCGGCGATGCTCGCCGGGATCTCCGCGCTGCACCACGCGATCTTGCCGAGCAAGCGCTTCGGCATCGGGGAAGCGGACACCCCGCTCGACGTGCAGCACACCCCGATCGAATGCACCTTCGTGCGCCTCGGTGACGCGATCGTGGTCGATCCGAGCTTCGAGGAGGAACGCGCGGCGCAGGGCCGCCTTACAGTCGCGACCGATGAGACGGGACGCGTCGTGGCCATGCAAAAGGGTCTTGTGGGCGCCTTTTCTCCAGACGACATCCGCGCCACCGTCGAGCGGGCGTTCCACCACGGGGATCGCCTGCGCACCGTCGCCCGGAAGGGAGGCACCCTATGA
- a CDS encoding 50S ribosomal protein L37ae, whose translation MSKRTKKVGNTGWMGARYGIRIRRRVLELDRSRGHRAACPRCSTVTLSRISSGVFECGRCGTRFASGAYLFAPPGPVSRAEREPVAGKP comes from the coding sequence ATGAGCAAGCGCACGAAGAAGGTCGGAAACACCGGCTGGATGGGGGCTCGCTACGGGATCCGCATCCGGCGTCGGGTCCTCGAACTCGACCGCAGCCGGGGCCACCGTGCGGCCTGTCCCCGATGCTCGACGGTAACGCTCTCACGGATCTCGAGCGGGGTCTTCGAATGCGGGCGCTGCGGCACCCGGTTTGCCTCGGGTGCCTACTTGTTCGCCCCACCGGGGCCCGTCAGCCGAGCCGAACGCGAACCCGTGGCGGGCAAGCCTTAA
- a CDS encoding DNA-directed RNA polymerase subunit P yields the protein MFRCIRCGEALPSDANLFGVRCDNCGGKIFTKEHPNVKKVLKAR from the coding sequence ATGTTCCGGTGCATCCGGTGCGGGGAGGCCCTCCCCTCCGACGCGAACCTCTTCGGGGTTCGTTGCGACAACTGCGGCGGCAAGATCTTCACCAAGGAACACCCCAACGTCAAGAAAGTGCTGAAGGCACGCTGA
- a CDS encoding MBL fold metallo-hydrolase, with product MARSTVSFLGGVREIGGNKIVIEDSGERILFDFGPSFSPAFEQFYVDFLQPRTASPAKDLLEFDLLPRVEGLYSEAALSGADLAYRAPEFQGIFLTHAHADHAGYLQYIDPEIPVYVGKGTRALLEAISQSTGQKYGEHDWRIFEDRTPVHVGGIEVVPHPVDHSIPFAYGYIVRTSEGSIAYTGDFRHHGPRAADTHAFFEAVEAEKVDAIAIEGTRAGNDPRMNFSEDGVRREVDRVLGSTHDIALACTYPRDVDRLLTLHAAARAAGRELLVSSRTAFLLNSMAPLFPAGAVPIPGKSPGLSVYARKKRMTYLWERPFLDAALPAEEVRRTGDRYLLALDFYHFPELIDLRPPSNSPFIHSMSEPFSEDDVSDEVLHRWLDHFGLTFVQAHASGHASGPELMSLLDQVRAGTVFPIHTENPEAFRTHSGRVVLPELRQSYPIGGSAGVSR from the coding sequence ATGGCCCGCTCCACCGTCTCCTTCCTCGGCGGCGTTCGAGAGATCGGAGGGAACAAGATCGTCATCGAGGATAGCGGCGAACGCATCCTCTTTGATTTCGGCCCGTCCTTCTCGCCCGCGTTCGAGCAGTTCTATGTGGATTTCCTGCAGCCCCGGACCGCGAGCCCCGCCAAGGACCTGCTCGAGTTCGATCTCCTCCCACGCGTCGAGGGGCTCTACTCCGAGGCCGCGCTCTCGGGGGCGGACCTCGCGTACCGCGCACCGGAGTTCCAGGGGATCTTCCTGACCCACGCGCACGCCGACCACGCCGGGTACCTGCAGTACATCGACCCCGAGATCCCCGTCTACGTCGGGAAGGGAACGCGCGCGCTGCTCGAAGCGATCTCGCAGTCGACGGGACAGAAGTACGGGGAACACGACTGGCGGATCTTCGAGGACCGCACGCCCGTGCACGTCGGGGGGATCGAGGTCGTACCCCACCCGGTAGATCATTCGATCCCGTTCGCCTACGGCTACATCGTCCGGACCTCCGAGGGGTCGATCGCCTATACGGGCGACTTCCGCCACCATGGACCTCGCGCGGCCGACACGCACGCGTTCTTCGAGGCGGTCGAGGCCGAGAAGGTGGACGCGATCGCCATCGAAGGAACACGGGCGGGCAACGACCCGCGCATGAACTTCTCGGAGGACGGGGTGCGTCGCGAGGTCGACCGGGTCCTCGGATCCACGCACGATATCGCGCTCGCCTGCACGTACCCACGGGACGTGGACCGTCTCCTGACGCTCCACGCCGCCGCCCGGGCCGCCGGTCGCGAGCTCCTCGTCTCCTCTCGAACCGCCTTTCTGTTGAACTCGATGGCGCCGCTCTTTCCCGCGGGAGCGGTTCCGATCCCCGGGAAGAGCCCGGGCCTATCCGTCTACGCGCGCAAGAAGCGGATGACGTACCTGTGGGAGCGCCCGTTCCTCGATGCCGCGCTCCCCGCGGAAGAGGTCCGGCGGACCGGGGACCGCTACCTGCTGGCCCTCGACTTCTACCACTTCCCGGAGTTGATCGACCTGAGACCCCCCTCGAACAGTCCGTTCATCCACTCGATGAGCGAGCCGTTCAGCGAGGACGACGTCTCCGACGAGGTCCTGCACCGATGGCTCGATCATTTCGGCCTGACGTTCGTCCAGGCGCACGCGAGCGGGCACGCGAGCGGCCCGGAACTGATGTCGCTGCTCGATCAGGTCCGGGCCGGGACCGTCTTCCCCATCCACACGGAGAACCCCGAGGCGTTCCGGACCCACTCCGGCCGAGTGGTCCTGCCAGAGCTTCGTCAGTCCTATCCCATCGGTGGATCGGCCGGCGTGAGCCGTTAA
- the radB gene encoding DNA repair and recombination protein RadB: protein MPADRCPTGAEAIDRLLGGGLETDSVTEIYGEGGTGKTIFCLAVACRVARTGRWVFYIDTEGVSADRLTATAGEDWEAVLSRLLLSSPKSLEEQGRAVATACTLAREAKRPVGLIVLDSATHYYRLARPDAVEDEARQALSLQIADLVATALGVGVPVLFTNQVYRSMREGTIEPLGGSFLNHAAKTILRFDRGSGDRRRVVLLKHRSLPEGSAEFRITPSGVA from the coding sequence GTGCCGGCCGATCGTTGCCCGACCGGAGCGGAGGCGATCGATCGCCTCCTCGGCGGAGGTCTCGAGACCGATTCGGTCACCGAGATCTACGGGGAAGGCGGCACGGGGAAGACGATCTTTTGCCTCGCCGTGGCCTGCCGCGTCGCTCGCACGGGTCGATGGGTGTTCTACATCGACACCGAGGGGGTCAGCGCGGACCGCCTGACCGCGACCGCCGGAGAGGACTGGGAGGCCGTGCTCTCTCGCCTCCTGCTCTCCTCCCCGAAAAGCCTGGAGGAACAGGGACGAGCGGTCGCGACCGCCTGCACACTCGCGCGGGAGGCGAAGCGACCGGTCGGACTCATCGTGCTGGACTCCGCGACGCACTACTACCGCCTCGCCCGCCCGGACGCGGTCGAGGACGAGGCGCGCCAGGCGCTCTCCCTCCAGATCGCGGACCTCGTCGCCACCGCGCTCGGGGTCGGCGTCCCCGTGCTCTTCACCAACCAGGTGTACCGGAGCATGCGGGAGGGAACGATCGAGCCGCTCGGCGGCTCGTTCCTCAACCACGCCGCGAAGACGATCCTTCGGTTCGATCGCGGGTCGGGGGATCGGCGTCGAGTGGTCCTCCTCAAGCACCGATCGCTGCCCGAGGGTTCGGCGGAGTTCCGCATCACCCCGTCGGGCGTTGCATGA
- a CDS encoding methylated-DNA--[protein]-cysteine S-methyltransferase, with the protein MVEPLEVADVATQIGIFRVVYQGRSVRVVDLLEKGLPQTGVPVGAVRRKPPFPAGSPPKQLQEYFRGTRDDFDLDVDPETTSEFDRKVWARLREVPAGRTVTYGELARRAGTTGSARAVGGSMARNPIPIVIPCHRVVGSEGAITGFGLGLWRKRWLLEREHSWPLRSRSADGPRPRQRTLDSPTEGASKNWARHRSTNH; encoded by the coding sequence ATGGTCGAACCGCTCGAGGTCGCGGACGTCGCGACGCAGATCGGGATCTTCCGCGTCGTCTACCAGGGACGATCGGTCCGGGTCGTCGACCTCCTCGAGAAGGGACTGCCCCAGACGGGCGTGCCCGTGGGAGCGGTGCGCCGCAAGCCCCCGTTCCCCGCCGGCAGTCCTCCGAAGCAGCTTCAGGAGTACTTCCGAGGCACCCGGGACGATTTCGACCTCGATGTCGACCCCGAGACGACCTCGGAGTTCGATCGAAAGGTCTGGGCCCGGCTGCGCGAAGTGCCGGCGGGACGGACCGTGACCTACGGCGAGCTCGCCCGCCGGGCGGGTACCACGGGTTCGGCGCGGGCCGTGGGCGGGTCGATGGCCCGCAACCCGATCCCGATCGTCATCCCATGTCACCGCGTGGTCGGGAGCGAGGGCGCGATCACGGGCTTCGGCCTCGGTCTGTGGCGCAAGCGCTGGTTGCTCGAGCGCGAGCACTCCTGGCCGCTACGCTCCCGTTCCGCCGATGGACCGCGGCCCCGCCAACGGACCCTCGACTCCCCGACCGAAGGCGCGTCCAAGAACTGGGCCCGGCACCGGTCGACCAACCACTGA
- a CDS encoding elongation factor EF-2, translating to MTHVRSELAAAIPGMMRNINQIRNIGIVAHIHHGKTTLSDNLLAAAGMISNELAGKQLYLNFDEQEQARLLTINNADVTIVHEYEKQNYLINLIDTPGHVDFGGDVTRAMRAVDGAIVVVCAVEGVMAQTETVLRQALREKVKPVLFINKVDRAIKELKLTPESLQSRFGAIISEVNELIRRMAPEEFIDEWSVDPRDGSVAFGSGYENWAISVPYMQRTGVKFPDIIEYVSTGRQKEIAQKAKINDVIFDMVVRHLPSPAIAQKYRIPNIWRGDPTSPVGLAMAATAADGPTTFMVTDITMDPNAGEIATGRLFSGRLTKGMELTVAGTKIKNRVQHVSLYMGPERLMVEEATAGNIAAVIGLSDAFAGTTMSTDPTIIPFEEIRHVSEPVVTVAIEPKHMGDLPKLIEVMRKVGKEDASLKVEINQETGEHLMSGMGELHLEITQYRIINDYKVEIVASKPIVVYRETVRQPGGPFEGKSPNKHNRFFFEVERLPDALIQALKDGDIPQGKSFKDMKALVTRMEQLGISRDEGRGLVAVDGTNMLFDVTKGIQNLNETMDLIVDAFKEAMARGPLANERVYGLKVRLVDAKLHEDSIHRGPAQTIPASRSGIYGAMVLGDRMLLEPIQKVTINVPQEVLAGSTRQLQSRRGEIMDMTNVGDLQTVVAKVPVAEMFGFASDIRSAAAGKVLWATESMGFEPVPRELQPKVVSEIRQRRGLKPEPYDAAYYSG from the coding sequence ATGACGCACGTTCGAAGCGAGTTGGCGGCCGCCATCCCCGGCATGATGCGGAACATCAACCAGATCCGCAACATCGGCATCGTCGCCCACATCCACCACGGCAAGACGACGCTCAGCGACAACCTGCTCGCGGCCGCCGGGATGATCTCCAACGAACTCGCGGGAAAGCAACTCTACCTCAACTTCGACGAGCAGGAGCAGGCCCGCCTGCTCACGATCAACAACGCGGATGTCACGATCGTCCACGAGTACGAGAAGCAGAACTATCTGATCAACCTCATCGACACCCCGGGCCACGTGGACTTCGGGGGAGACGTGACGCGCGCGATGCGCGCGGTCGACGGCGCGATCGTGGTCGTCTGCGCGGTCGAAGGGGTCATGGCCCAGACCGAGACCGTGCTGCGTCAGGCGCTGCGCGAGAAGGTCAAGCCGGTCCTGTTCATCAACAAGGTCGACCGTGCCATCAAGGAGCTCAAGCTCACTCCGGAATCGCTGCAAAGCCGCTTCGGAGCGATCATCAGCGAGGTCAACGAGCTGATCCGCCGAATGGCCCCGGAGGAATTCATCGACGAATGGAGCGTCGATCCTCGGGACGGCTCCGTCGCCTTCGGCTCGGGCTACGAGAACTGGGCGATCAGCGTCCCGTACATGCAACGCACCGGGGTCAAGTTCCCCGACATCATCGAGTACGTCAGCACCGGTCGCCAGAAGGAGATCGCGCAGAAGGCTAAGATCAACGACGTGATCTTCGACATGGTCGTTCGTCACCTCCCGAGCCCCGCGATCGCTCAGAAGTACCGAATCCCGAACATCTGGCGCGGAGACCCGACGAGCCCGGTCGGCCTGGCCATGGCGGCGACGGCGGCCGATGGACCGACGACGTTCATGGTCACGGACATCACCATGGACCCGAACGCCGGGGAGATCGCCACCGGCCGTCTGTTCTCCGGGCGCCTCACGAAAGGCATGGAGCTCACGGTCGCCGGCACCAAGATCAAGAACCGCGTGCAGCACGTCTCGCTCTACATGGGACCCGAGCGGCTCATGGTGGAGGAGGCGACTGCCGGCAACATCGCCGCGGTCATCGGCCTCAGCGACGCGTTCGCGGGGACCACGATGTCCACCGATCCCACGATCATCCCGTTCGAGGAGATCCGGCACGTTTCCGAACCCGTCGTCACCGTCGCCATCGAGCCGAAGCACATGGGCGACCTGCCGAAGCTGATCGAGGTGATGCGCAAGGTCGGCAAGGAGGACGCCTCGCTCAAGGTCGAGATCAATCAGGAGACGGGCGAGCACCTCATGTCGGGGATGGGCGAACTCCACCTGGAGATCACCCAGTACCGGATCATCAACGACTACAAGGTCGAGATCGTCGCATCGAAGCCGATCGTGGTGTACCGAGAGACGGTGCGCCAGCCGGGGGGTCCCTTCGAGGGCAAGTCCCCGAACAAGCACAACCGGTTCTTCTTCGAGGTCGAGAGGCTCCCGGACGCGCTTATCCAGGCGCTCAAGGACGGCGATATCCCTCAGGGAAAGTCGTTCAAGGACATGAAGGCCCTCGTGACCCGGATGGAACAGCTCGGCATCTCGCGGGACGAAGGGCGAGGGCTCGTCGCGGTCGACGGCACGAACATGCTGTTCGACGTGACGAAGGGGATCCAGAACCTCAACGAGACGATGGACCTCATCGTCGATGCGTTCAAGGAGGCGATGGCGCGCGGCCCCCTCGCGAACGAGCGCGTGTACGGCCTCAAGGTCCGCCTCGTCGACGCGAAGCTCCACGAGGATTCGATCCACCGCGGCCCCGCCCAGACGATCCCCGCCTCCCGCTCCGGTATCTACGGAGCGATGGTGCTCGGCGACCGGATGCTCCTCGAACCGATCCAGAAGGTCACGATCAACGTCCCGCAGGAGGTCCTCGCGGGCTCGACGCGCCAACTCCAGAGCCGTCGCGGCGAGATCATGGACATGACGAACGTCGGCGATCTACAGACGGTCGTCGCGAAGGTCCCGGTGGCCGAAATGTTCGGATTCGCGTCCGACATCCGCAGCGCCGCGGCCGGGAAGGTGCTCTGGGCGACGGAGTCGATGGGTTTCGAGCCGGTCCCGCGCGAGCTCCAGCCCAAGGTCGTCTCGGAGATCCGCCAGCGTCGTGGGCTCAAGCCCGAGCCGTACGACGCGGCGTACTACTCTGGATAG
- a CDS encoding 30S ribosomal protein S7, with translation MKGPRDPPSASAALAVPVDEEGPGPIIVRPVPPPPPPFPIPPLFGKYSFEGIVVHDPGLMPYLYLHPIYAPHTEGKLCGKPFMKSHMHLVERLANRLMKGGKFTGKKSKALRTVRRAFDQVAEREKKNPLQQLVDAIENAAPKEEVTRLQFGGISVPRAVDASPARRLNVAIRNITQGAIQASRKSTKSIETCLANEIILSAKGDQASFAVARKEEVERVAQSAR, from the coding sequence ATGAAGGGGCCACGCGATCCCCCCAGCGCATCCGCCGCGCTCGCCGTGCCGGTCGACGAAGAGGGCCCCGGGCCCATCATCGTCCGCCCGGTCCCCCCGCCACCCCCTCCGTTCCCGATCCCTCCGCTGTTCGGGAAGTACTCGTTCGAGGGGATCGTCGTCCACGATCCGGGCCTGATGCCGTACCTCTACCTCCACCCGATCTACGCCCCGCACACCGAGGGTAAGCTCTGCGGCAAACCGTTCATGAAGAGCCACATGCACCTCGTCGAACGGCTCGCCAACCGCCTCATGAAGGGCGGGAAGTTCACGGGCAAGAAATCGAAGGCCCTGCGCACCGTGCGCCGGGCATTCGACCAGGTCGCCGAGCGGGAGAAGAAGAACCCCCTCCAGCAGCTCGTCGACGCCATCGAGAACGCCGCTCCGAAGGAAGAGGTCACGCGACTTCAGTTCGGAGGCATCTCCGTCCCGCGCGCGGTCGATGCCTCGCCCGCACGCCGACTCAACGTGGCGATCCGCAACATCACCCAGGGAGCCATTCAGGCGTCCCGCAAGAGCACCAAATCGATCGAAACGTGTCTCGCCAACGAGATCATCCTCTCCGCGAAGGGCGACCAGGCGAGCTTCGCCGTCGCCCGTAAGGAAGAAGTCGAGCGCGTGGCGCAGTCGGCCCGCTAG
- a CDS encoding 30S ribosomal protein S12, with amino-acid sequence MPPSGLNTAGKLARLRQRRRWSDRYYKRRTLHLKERSDPLEGAPQGRGIVIEKVGVEAKQPNSAIRKCIKVQLVKNGRQITAFAVGDGAISFIDEHDEVLVEGIGGRMGRSYGDIPGVRYKVIQVNGVSLDELVRGRKEKPQR; translated from the coding sequence ATGCCGCCGTCGGGGTTGAATACCGCTGGAAAACTCGCGCGCCTCCGCCAGCGGCGACGCTGGTCCGATCGGTATTACAAGCGCCGAACGCTGCATCTGAAGGAGCGCTCGGACCCGCTGGAAGGGGCGCCCCAGGGCCGCGGGATCGTCATCGAGAAGGTCGGGGTCGAAGCGAAACAACCGAACTCCGCCATCCGCAAGTGCATCAAGGTCCAGCTCGTCAAGAACGGCCGACAGATCACGGCCTTCGCGGTCGGCGACGGCGCGATCAGCTTCATCGATGAGCACGACGAGGTCCTCGTCGAAGGGATCGGGGGCCGCATGGGCCGGTCCTACGGGGATATCCCGGGCGTCCGTTACAAGGTCATCCAAGTGAACGGCGTATCGCTCGACGAACTCGTGCGCGGGCGCAAGGAGAAGCCGCAACGATGA